The region GATCACAAAAAAACAGCTTCTGGATTTTTTTACAAAAAATAAAGAAACCATTAAACCTTATTTTTCCCATTATGTAGATAGTGTTGCTTCCAGAAGTAATCTGCAAGTGGCTATATCCCATCAGTTCAGAAATGTATTAAGCACAACTGACAACAGATATATTTTAGATTCAACAGTCACTATTTATGAAACCAAAAGACCAATTACAAAGGTTGGAAGAAGATACGGCGGTGAATGGGAAACATCAAATGAAAACAGGGATGATAAAACAAACAAACTGAACAACTTCTATTCGTTTAAAGTAAAAACCTACTACAATCTTCAGATACTTAATATCAAATCTATTGTGTTCAGAGATCTTACTATCCTTATTATTTCTTGTATACTTATACTTGCGGCTGTTCTATGGCTATTTACACGGACTATTAAGAATTTAATTTCACAACAAAAACAGGTTGAGATACTGCATACTGTGGTAGATAATATTGCTCATGAATTCAAAACTCCAATTGCTACTTTAAAGATTGCTGCAAAATCTCTAAGAAAGGACTGGAATCAGGAGAATCTGCCATTGATAGAAAGACAAATTAACAGGCTGGAAAGTCTGATGCATCAATTACAGGATAATGATGATGAGGAAAACACAGAAACATCATATGATGACTGGAATAATTATATTACAGATCTGCAATTTGCAAATCCCAGAGTAGAATTTATATTGCATAACACTACACCAAATACACTTCCGTTTAACAAAACGGCTATGGAAACACTTATAAAAAATCTTTGTGAAAACAGTGCAAAATATGGAGCAACAAGAGTCGAAATTGATTTGAGGGCTATACAAAATACATTG is a window of Elizabethkingia anophelis R26 DNA encoding:
- a CDS encoding sensor histidine kinase, with the protein product MLKNYKWLVSAFALLFLLLVGIQIYFLYKTYQIKENNIYDKLDKDLGQYQPILRKKLEVSENTVQKMLIRFNKGEITKKQLLDFFTKNKETIKPYFSHYVDSVASRSNLQVAISHQFRNVLSTTDNRYILDSTVTIYETKRPITKVGRRYGGEWETSNENRDDKTNKLNNFYSFKVKTYYNLQILNIKSIVFRDLTILIISCILILAAVLWLFTRTIKNLISQQKQVEILHTVVDNIAHEFKTPIATLKIAAKSLRKDWNQENLPLIERQINRLESLMHQLQDNDDEENTETSYDDWNNYITDLQFANPRVEFILHNTTPNTLPFNKTAMETLIKNLCENSAKYGATRVEIDLRAIQNTLDIKITDNGNGIPKKEQQRIFEKFYRIQSDNVHNTKGLGLGLFLVKDIVNRYNGSIGLVSETGKGTTFKIALPYEN